A window from Planococcus maritimus encodes these proteins:
- the sigW gene encoding RNA polymerase sigma factor SigW has translation MDALVNKRIKRVMKGDQDAFAEIVELYQHQLFQICYRMLGNRHEAEDIAQEAFTRAYVNIHTFDQNRKFSTWLYRIATNLCIDRIRKKKPDYHLDAEVRGTEGLNMYSKIANEEELPEEELMRMEVQERVQYEISRLPDKYRAAIVLKYIEELPLAEISEILDLPLGTVKTRIHRGREALRKQLSNL, from the coding sequence ATGGATGCGTTAGTAAATAAACGAATAAAGCGAGTCATGAAGGGCGACCAAGACGCATTTGCCGAAATCGTGGAGCTGTATCAACATCAGTTGTTCCAGATTTGCTACCGCATGCTTGGCAACCGGCATGAAGCAGAAGATATTGCACAGGAAGCATTTACGCGGGCTTATGTGAACATACACACGTTTGACCAGAATCGTAAATTTTCCACATGGCTTTACCGCATCGCCACCAATTTGTGCATTGACCGGATTCGTAAGAAAAAACCGGATTACCATTTGGATGCGGAAGTAAGAGGCACGGAAGGTTTGAATATGTATTCGAAGATTGCCAATGAAGAAGAGCTTCCGGAAGAAGAATTAATGCGGATGGAAGTTCAGGAGCGGGTGCAGTACGAAATAAGCCGCTTGCCGGATAAGTACCGGGCAGCGATTGTGTTAAAATATATCGAGGAATTGCCGCTGGCTGAAATCAGCGAAATCCTTGATTTGCCGCTTGGCACGGTGAAAACGCGGATACACCGCGGGCGCGAAGCACTTCGCAAGCAATTGAGCAATTTGTAG
- a CDS encoding zf-HC2 domain-containing protein — protein MNACPEKVIRMMDDYLDGEISPSEEKELKDSLQNCSDCRQIYQELTRTIAFVQSASHVQAPPDFVQKTMAGLPKESQRVGVKRFMRHHPLMIAAALFVLLMSAAMMSSFSDDQQFAFTKQENLVVEGETVVVPAGQTVVGDITIRNGDLRVDGELEGDVTIVNGQYMASSGVIDGEIEEIDQVFEWLWYTIKGTFNDAVSFFGGNDQPIDE, from the coding sequence ATGAATGCGTGTCCGGAAAAAGTTATTCGCATGATGGACGATTACCTAGACGGGGAAATCAGCCCATCTGAAGAAAAAGAACTGAAAGATTCCTTGCAGAACTGCAGCGACTGCAGACAAATATATCAAGAACTGACGAGAACCATCGCGTTTGTCCAAAGCGCGTCTCATGTCCAGGCACCGCCAGATTTTGTCCAAAAGACGATGGCTGGCTTGCCAAAAGAATCCCAGCGCGTCGGCGTAAAACGCTTTATGCGCCATCACCCGCTGATGATCGCAGCTGCCCTTTTCGTCTTATTGATGAGCGCGGCGATGATGTCGAGCTTTAGCGACGACCAACAATTTGCCTTTACCAAACAGGAGAACCTGGTTGTAGAAGGCGAAACGGTGGTAGTCCCAGCAGGACAAACAGTTGTCGGGGACATAACGATCCGCAACGGCGATTTGCGCGTCGACGGGGAACTTGAAGGCGACGTGACGATCGTCAATGGCCAGTATATGGCATCAAGTGGTGTCATCGACGGCGAAATCGAAGAAATCGACCAAGTCTTCGAGTGGCTCTGGTATACCATCAAAGGAACATTCAATGACGCCGTCAGCTTTTTTGGCGGCAATGACCAACCAATAGACGAGTAA